The following are from one region of the Streptococcus sp. 1643 genome:
- a CDS encoding acetyl-CoA C-acetyltransferase, whose amino-acid sequence MKDVVIVSAVRTPIGSFGGSLKNVSAVDLGALVIKSALEKANVKPELVDEVIMGNVLGAGLGQNVARQMSIHAGLPEFTPAFTINKVCGSGLKAVQLAAQAIRCGDADIIVAGGAENMSQAPYVLPSFRWGGRMGDSKVVDTMIKDGLSDAFNEYHMGITAENVAEEYGVSREEQDALALESQKRAVAAIESGRFKEEIIPVVIPQRKGDPIVFDTDEYPRKDASLESLSKLGPVFKKDGSVTAGNASGINDGAAAVLIMSSEKVEELGLSVIARIRSYASAGLDPKMMGCGPIYATRKALEKGNLTVEDLDLIESNEAFAAQACAVGKTLGFNTDIVNVNGGAIALGHPIGASGCRILVTLVHEMMKRDAKTGLATLCIGGGMGTALIVER is encoded by the coding sequence ATGAAAGACGTGGTGATTGTTTCGGCAGTGCGAACTCCAATAGGCTCCTTTGGAGGAAGTTTGAAGAATGTTTCAGCTGTTGATTTGGGAGCTTTGGTTATTAAGAGTGCTTTGGAAAAAGCCAATGTCAAACCAGAGCTAGTAGATGAAGTGATTATGGGGAATGTCCTAGGCGCAGGTTTAGGTCAAAACGTAGCTCGTCAAATGAGCATACACGCAGGACTCCCTGAATTTACACCAGCCTTTACCATCAACAAGGTTTGTGGTTCTGGTTTGAAGGCCGTGCAGTTGGCTGCTCAAGCGATTCGATGTGGCGATGCAGATATTATCGTAGCTGGTGGTGCAGAAAACATGAGTCAGGCTCCATACGTTTTGCCAAGCTTCCGTTGGGGCGGCCGTATGGGCGATTCAAAAGTGGTAGATACCATGATTAAGGACGGTTTGTCTGATGCCTTTAACGAATACCATATGGGAATTACAGCCGAGAATGTGGCTGAAGAATATGGTGTCAGTCGAGAAGAGCAAGATGCTCTTGCTTTAGAGTCACAAAAACGAGCAGTTGCAGCTATAGAATCTGGTCGCTTTAAAGAAGAGATTATTCCAGTTGTCATTCCTCAACGCAAAGGCGATCCTATCGTTTTTGATACAGATGAATATCCTAGAAAAGATGCTAGCTTGGAGAGTTTGTCTAAGCTAGGTCCTGTTTTCAAAAAAGACGGTTCTGTCACAGCGGGAAATGCTTCAGGAATCAATGACGGGGCAGCAGCTGTCTTAATCATGAGTTCTGAAAAAGTGGAAGAATTAGGACTTTCAGTGATTGCCCGCATTCGTTCGTATGCAAGTGCAGGTTTGGATCCTAAGATGATGGGATGTGGACCGATTTATGCGACTCGCAAGGCTCTTGAAAAAGGCAATTTGACAGTTGAAGATCTCGACTTGATTGAGTCAAATGAAGCCTTTGCTGCCCAGGCTTGTGCAGTTGGTAAAACACTTGGTTTCAACACAGATATTGTCAACGTCAATGGTGGCGCCATTGCTCTTGGTCACCCAATTGGGGCTTCCGGTTGCCGTATCCTAGTAACTCTGGTACATGAGATGATGAAACGTGATGCTAAAACTGGGTTAGCGACTCTCTGTATCGGAGGAGGGATGGGGACTGCCCTTATCGTGGAACGTTAG
- the raiA gene encoding ribosome hibernation-promoting factor, HPF/YfiA family, giving the protein MIKYSIRGENLEVTEAIRDYVVSKLEKIEKYFQPEQELDARVNLKVYREKTAKVEVTIPLGSITLRAEDISQDMYGSIDLVTDKIERQIRKNKTKIERKNKNKVATSQLFTDALVEDANVVQPKVVRSKQIDLKPMDLEEALLQMDLLGHDFFIYVDVEDQTTNVLYRREDGEVGLLEVKES; this is encoded by the coding sequence ATGATTAAATATAGTATCCGTGGTGAAAACCTAGAAGTAACAGAAGCGATTCGTGATTATGTAGTTTCTAAACTCGAAAAGATCGAAAAGTATTTTCAACCTGAGCAAGAGTTGGATGCACGTGTGAATTTGAAAGTTTACCGTGAAAAAACAGCAAAAGTTGAAGTAACGATTCCACTTGGATCTATTACTCTCCGTGCAGAAGATATTTCTCAAGATATGTATGGCTCTATCGATCTAGTAACTGATAAAATTGAACGTCAGATTCGTAAAAATAAAACAAAAATCGAACGTAAAAATAAAAATAAAGTTGCGACAAGCCAACTCTTTACAGATGCCCTAGTTGAAGATGCAAATGTTGTGCAACCAAAAGTTGTTCGTTCAAAACAAATTGATTTAAAACCAATGGATTTAGAAGAAGCGCTTCTTCAAATGGATTTGTTGGGACATGATTTCTTTATCTATGTAGACGTAGAAGATCAAACAACAAATGTTTTGTATCGTCGTGAAGATGGTGAAGTTGGTTTGTTAGAAGTGAAAGAATCATAA
- a CDS encoding ComF family protein, with protein sequence MNCLLCGQTIKSDLMFCHLLLFKNENNYLCSDCESTFEKIGEDYCPNCMKTGLSTVCQDCKFWCKEEILVNHNAIFTYNQAMKDFFSRYKFDGDFLLRKVFAPVLANELKKYGDYQFVVIPLSPERLLERGFNQVEGLVEAAGFSFQDLLGKREETASSSKNRSERLATEIPFFIKTEAPLPKKILVIDDIYTTGATVNRVKRLFEEAGALDVKTFSLVR encoded by the coding sequence ATGAACTGTTTATTATGTGGACAGACAATAAAGAGTGACCTGATGTTTTGTCACCTCTTGCTGTTTAAGAATGAGAACAACTATCTTTGTTCAGATTGTGAGTCTACTTTTGAGAAAATTGGTGAGGACTATTGCCCGAACTGTATGAAAACAGGGCTGTCAACCGTGTGTCAAGACTGTAAATTTTGGTGTAAAGAAGAGATTCTAGTCAATCATAATGCAATCTTCACCTATAATCAAGCTATGAAAGACTTCTTTAGTCGATATAAGTTTGATGGGGATTTTCTACTTAGAAAGGTTTTTGCTCCTGTTCTTGCTAATGAATTGAAAAAGTATGGAGACTATCAATTTGTTGTTATTCCCCTAAGTCCTGAAAGATTGCTTGAGAGGGGATTTAACCAGGTTGAAGGTTTGGTTGAGGCAGCAGGTTTTTCTTTTCAAGATTTACTAGGGAAAAGAGAAGAGACGGCTAGTTCTTCTAAGAATCGCTCGGAACGATTAGCTACCGAAATTCCATTTTTTATAAAAACTGAAGCCCCTCTTCCTAAGAAAATTTTGGTTATTGATGACATCTATACAACAGGTGCGACTGTCAATCGTGTGAAGCGTCTTTTTGAAGAAGCAGGAGCTTTGGATGTTAAAACTTTTTCCCTTGTAAGATGA
- a CDS encoding DEAD/DEAH box helicase: MKVNPNYLGRLFTEKELTEEERQEAVKLPAMRKEKGKLFCQRCNSLILEEWYLPIGAYYCRECLLMKRVRSDQALYYFPQENFPKQDVLKWRGQLTPFQEKVSEGLLQAVDKQEPILVHAVTGAGKTEMIYQVVAKVIDEGGAVCLASPRIDVCLELYKRLQNDFACEIALLHGESEPYFRTPLVVATTHQLLKFYHAFDLLIVDEVDAFPYVDNSVLYYAVNQCVKEEGLRIFLTATSTDELDKKVRTGELKRLSLPRRFHGNPLIIPKPVWLSDFNRYIEKSQLSPKLKSYIKKQRRTSYPLLIFASEIKKGEKLKELLQEQFPNENIGFVSSITENRLEQVQAFRDGELTILISTTILERGVTFPCVDVFVVEANHRLFTKSSLIQIGGRVGRSMDRPTGELLFFHDGLNVSIKKAIKEIKQMNKEAGL; encoded by the coding sequence ATGAAAGTAAATCCAAATTACCTCGGTCGCTTGTTTACTGAGAAAGAATTAACTGAAGAAGAACGACAGGAAGCAGTGAAACTGCCAGCAATGAGAAAAGAGAAGGGGAAACTGTTTTGTCAACGTTGTAATAGTTTGATTCTAGAAGAATGGTATTTGCCTATTGGCGCCTACTATTGCAGGGAGTGCTTGCTGATGAAGCGAGTCAGGAGTGATCAAGCTTTATACTATTTTCCGCAGGAGAATTTTCCTAAGCAAGATGTTCTCAAATGGCGTGGTCAGTTAACCCCTTTTCAAGAAAAAGTGTCAGAGGGACTGCTTCAAGCGGTGGACAAGCAAGAGCCAATCTTGGTTCACGCTGTAACAGGAGCTGGAAAGACAGAGATGATTTACCAGGTTGTGGCTAAGGTGATTGATGAAGGTGGTGCAGTTTGTTTAGCCAGCCCTCGAATTGATGTGTGTTTGGAGCTGTATAAACGACTGCAGAATGACTTTGCTTGTGAGATAGCACTACTTCATGGTGAGTCAGAACCTTATTTTCGAACACCACTAGTTGTTGCAACGACTCATCAGCTGTTAAAATTTTATCATGCTTTTGACTTGCTGATAGTGGATGAAGTAGATGCCTTTCCTTATGTTGACAACTCTGTTCTTTACTATGCTGTAAACCAATGTGTAAAGGAGGAGGGGCTAAGGATATTTCTTACAGCGACCTCTACAGATGAGTTAGATAAGAAGGTTCGCACTGGAGAATTAAAACGATTGAGCTTGCCAAGACGATTTCATGGAAATCCATTGATTATTCCAAAACCAGTTTGGTTATCAGACTTTAATCGCTATATAGAAAAGAGTCAGTTGTCTCCAAAGTTAAAGTCCTACATTAAGAAGCAGAGAAGAACAAGTTATCCGTTGTTAATCTTTGCATCTGAGATTAAGAAAGGCGAGAAACTGAAAGAACTCTTGCAGGAACAGTTTCCAAATGAAAACATCGGATTTGTGTCCTCTATCACAGAAAATCGATTAGAGCAGGTACAAGCTTTTCGAGATGGAGAGTTGACAATCCTTATTAGTACGACAATTTTGGAGCGTGGGGTCACCTTCCCTTGTGTGGATGTTTTCGTTGTAGAAGCTAATCATCGTCTCTTTACCAAGTCTAGCTTGATTCAGATTGGAGGGCGAGTTGGGCGCAGTATGGATAGACCGACTGGTGAATTGCTCTTCTTTCATGATGGATTAAATGTTTCCATTAAAAAAGCAATCAAGGAAATAAAGCAGATGAACAAGGAGGCAGGCTTATGA
- a CDS encoding YigZ family protein — MEFRTIKEDGQVQEEIKKSRFICHVKRVYSEEEARDFITTIKKEHYKATHNCSAFILGERSEIKRTSDDGEPSGTAGIPMLGVLENHNLTNLCVVVTRYFGGIKLGAGGLIRAYAGSVALAVKEIGIIEIKEQAGIAIQMSYAQYQEYGNFLREHHLMELDTNFTDQIATMIYVDKEEKEKIKAALVEFFNGKVTLTDQGLREVEVPVNLV, encoded by the coding sequence ATGGAATTTAGAACAATTAAAGAGGATGGGCAGGTCCAAGAAGAAATCAAAAAATCCCGATTTATCTGTCATGTCAAGCGTGTTTATAGCGAAGAAGAGGCTCGTGACTTCATCACTACCATCAAAAAAGAACACTATAAAGCCACCCATAATTGCTCTGCTTTTATTCTAGGGGAACGCAGTGAAATCAAGCGTACGAGTGATGATGGGGAGCCTAGTGGTACTGCTGGAATCCCTATGCTGGGTGTCTTAGAAAATCATAATCTAACCAACCTCTGTGTGGTAGTGACACGCTACTTTGGAGGAATTAAGCTAGGAGCTGGTGGTTTGATCCGTGCTTATGCAGGTAGTGTAGCCTTGGCTGTCAAAGAAATTGGCATTATTGAAATCAAAGAGCAGGCTGGCATAGCCATTCAGATGTCTTACGCTCAGTATCAAGAATATGGCAATTTCCTTAGAGAGCATCATCTCATGGAGCTGGATACAAACTTTACAGATCAAATTGCTACAATGATCTATGTTGATAAGGAAGAGAAAGAAAAGATCAAAGCTGCTCTTGTTGAGTTCTTTAATGGAAAGGTTACTTTAACAGATCAAGGTTTACGAGAAGTTGAAGTCCCTGTAAACCTAGTGTAA
- a CDS encoding PH domain-containing protein, protein MAFGKFIQGLAGNFSEENKETLIKEYGQYLLENEEIQSGYKLIRDAIIFTNIRIIFTDKQGATGRKMSVKSLFLMNIVNVEMETAGAGIDDSEITITYLENVFLKAHNEHFSYHKFEFPKKTDILPLYTYLLELAYHNRLKINSLDL, encoded by the coding sequence ATGGCTTTTGGGAAATTTATTCAAGGACTTGCTGGAAACTTTAGCGAGGAGAACAAAGAGACTCTTATTAAAGAGTATGGACAATACCTACTAGAGAATGAAGAAATCCAAAGTGGATATAAGCTCATTCGTGACGCAATCATCTTTACAAATATTCGTATCATCTTTACAGATAAGCAAGGCGCTACTGGTCGCAAGATGTCTGTTAAGTCACTCTTTTTGATGAACATTGTCAACGTTGAAATGGAAACTGCAGGAGCAGGTATAGACGATAGTGAGATTACAATCACTTATTTAGAGAATGTCTTTCTAAAAGCACATAATGAACATTTTAGTTACCACAAATTTGAATTTCCTAAGAAAACGGATATTCTTCCCCTTTACACCTATTTATTAGAATTGGCTTATCACAATCGATTGAAAATTAATAGCTTAGACCTTTGA
- the cysK gene encoding cysteine synthase A, with amino-acid sequence MTIYNNITELIGQTPIVKLNNIVPEGAADVYVKLEAFNPGSSVKDRIALSMIEKAEQDGILKPGATIVEATSGNTGIGLSWVGAAKGYKVVIVMPETMSVERRKIIQAYGAELVLTPGSEGMKGAIAKAQEIATERDGFLPLQFNNPANPEVHERTTGAEILAAFGSDGLDAFVGGVGTGGTISGVSHALKAANSNIQVYAVEADESAILSGEKPGPHKIQGISAGFIPETLDTKAYDGIVRVTSDDALALGREIGGKEGFLVGISSAAAIYGAIEVAKKLGTGKKVLALAPDNGERYLSTALYEFEV; translated from the coding sequence ATGACTATTTATAACAATATCACTGAACTAATCGGACAAACACCAATTGTTAAACTTAACAACATTGTTCCAGAGGGTGCTGCAGATGTCTATGTTAAACTAGAAGCTTTTAACCCTGGTTCGTCAGTAAAAGACCGTATTGCCCTTAGCATGATTGAAAAAGCGGAACAAGATGGTATTCTAAAACCGGGTGCTACCATTGTTGAAGCAACGAGTGGAAACACTGGTATCGGTCTTTCATGGGTTGGTGCTGCTAAAGGATATAAAGTTGTTATCGTCATGCCTGAAACGATGAGTGTGGAACGACGTAAGATTATCCAAGCCTATGGTGCTGAACTCGTCCTTACTCCTGGTAGCGAAGGAATGAAAGGGGCTATTGCTAAAGCTCAGGAAATCGCTACTGAACGTGACGGCTTCCTTCCACTCCAATTTAATAATCCAGCTAATCCAGAAGTACACGAAAGAACAACAGGAGCTGAAATACTGGCTGCTTTCGGTTCTGATGGACTAGATGCTTTTGTAGGTGGTGTTGGCACCGGTGGAACGATCTCAGGTGTTTCTCACGCTCTTAAAGCAGCAAATTCAAACATTCAAGTTTATGCAGTTGAGGCAGACGAGTCAGCTATCTTGTCTGGTGAAAAACCAGGACCTCACAAAATTCAAGGTATCTCAGCTGGATTTATTCCTGAAACACTTGATACAAAGGCCTATGATGGTATCGTCCGCGTAACGTCAGATGATGCTCTAGCGCTTGGCCGTGAAATTGGTGGAAAAGAAGGCTTCCTTGTTGGGATTTCTTCAGCTGCAGCGATTTACGGGGCAATTGAAGTTGCCAAGAAATTAGGTACAGGTAAGAAAGTCCTTGCTTTAGCACCGGATAACGGCGAACGTTATTTGTCTACAGCACTCTATGAATTTGAAGTGTAG
- the tsf gene encoding translation elongation factor Ts, with protein MAEITAKLVKELREKSGAGVMDAKKALVETDGDIEKAIELLREKGMAKAAKKADRVAAEGLTGVFVNGNVAAVVEVNAETDFVAKNAQFVDLVNATAKVIAEGKPANNEEALALTMPSGETLEAAYVSATATIGEKISFRRFALLEKTDAQHFGAYQHNGGRIGVISVIEGGDEALAKQISMHIAAMKPTVLSYKELDEQFVKDELAQLNHVIDQDNESRAMVGKPALPHLKYGSKAQLTDEVIAQAEADIKAELAAEGKPEKIWDKIIPGKMDRFMLDNTKVDQAYTLLAQVYIMDDSKTVEAYLESDNASVVEFARFEVGEGIEKAANDFEAEVAATMAAALNN; from the coding sequence ATGGCAGAAATTACAGCTAAACTTGTAAAAGAGTTGCGTGAAAAATCTGGTGCCGGTGTTATGGACGCTAAAAAAGCGCTTGTAGAAACAGACGGTGATATCGAAAAAGCGATCGAATTGCTTCGCGAAAAAGGTATGGCGAAGGCAGCTAAGAAAGCTGACCGTGTTGCTGCAGAAGGTTTGACTGGTGTATTTGTTAATGGTAACGTTGCAGCAGTAGTTGAAGTAAATGCTGAAACTGACTTCGTTGCGAAAAACGCTCAATTCGTTGACTTGGTAAATGCAACAGCTAAAGTAATTGCTGAAGGTAAACCAGCTAACAACGAAGAGGCTCTTGCTTTGACAATGCCTTCAGGTGAAACTCTTGAAGCTGCATATGTATCTGCAACAGCTACAATCGGTGAAAAAATCTCATTCCGTCGTTTTGCTTTGCTTGAAAAAACAGATGCACAACACTTTGGAGCATACCAACACAATGGTGGCCGTATCGGTGTTATCTCTGTTATTGAAGGTGGAGACGAAGCTCTTGCTAAACAAATCTCAATGCACATTGCTGCGATGAAACCAACAGTTCTTTCTTACAAAGAATTGGATGAGCAATTCGTTAAAGATGAGTTGGCACAATTGAACCACGTAATTGATCAAGACAACGAAAGCCGTGCAATGGTTGGTAAACCAGCTCTTCCACACTTGAAGTATGGATCCAAAGCTCAATTGACTGACGAAGTCATCGCCCAAGCAGAAGCTGACATCAAAGCTGAGTTGGCTGCAGAAGGCAAACCAGAAAAAATCTGGGATAAAATCATCCCAGGTAAAATGGACCGCTTCATGCTTGACAACACTAAAGTTGACCAAGCATACACACTTCTTGCACAAGTCTACATCATGGACGACAGCAAGACAGTTGAAGCATACCTTGAATCAGATAACGCTTCAGTAGTTGAGTTCGCTCGCTTTGAAGTTGGTGAAGGTATCGAAAAAGCTGCGAACGACTTCGAAGCAGAAGTTGCAGCTACAATGGCAGCAGCCTTGAATAACTAA
- the rpsB gene encoding 30S ribosomal protein S2 → MAVISMKQLLEAGVHFGHQTRRWNPKMAKYIFTERNGIHVIDLQQTVKYADQAYDFMRDAAANDAVVLFVGTKKQAADAVKEEAERSGQYYINHRWLGGTLTNWGTIQKRIARLKEIKRMEEEGIFDVLPKKEVALLNKQRARLEKFLGGIEDMPRIPDVMYVVDPHKEQIAVKEAKKLGIPVVAMVDTNTDPDDIDVIIPANDDAIRAVKLITAKLADAIIEGRQGEDAAAVEAEFAASEAQADSIEEIVEVVEGDNA, encoded by the coding sequence ATGGCAGTAATTTCAATGAAACAACTTCTTGAGGCTGGTGTACACTTTGGTCACCAAACTCGTCGCTGGAACCCTAAGATGGCTAAGTACATCTTTACTGAGCGTAACGGAATCCACGTTATCGACTTGCAACAAACTGTAAAATACGCTGACCAAGCATACGACTTTATGCGTGATGCTGCAGCTAACGATGCAGTTGTATTGTTTGTTGGTACTAAAAAACAAGCTGCTGACGCTGTTAAAGAAGAAGCAGAACGTTCAGGTCAATACTACATCAACCACCGTTGGTTGGGTGGAACTCTTACTAACTGGGGAACTATCCAAAAACGTATTGCTCGTTTGAAAGAAATCAAACGTATGGAAGAAGAAGGAATCTTCGACGTTCTTCCTAAGAAAGAAGTTGCACTTCTTAACAAACAACGTGCACGTCTTGAAAAATTCTTGGGTGGTATCGAAGACATGCCTCGTATCCCAGATGTAATGTACGTAGTTGACCCACATAAAGAACAAATCGCTGTTAAAGAAGCTAAAAAATTGGGTATCCCAGTTGTAGCGATGGTTGACACAAACACTGATCCAGACGATATCGATGTAATTATCCCAGCTAACGATGACGCTATCCGCGCTGTTAAATTGATCACAGCTAAATTGGCTGACGCCATCATCGAAGGACGTCAAGGTGAAGATGCAGCAGCAGTTGAAGCAGAATTTGCAGCTTCAGAAGCTCAAGCTGACTCAATCGAAGAAATCGTTGAAGTTGTAGAAGGCGACAACGCTTAA
- the pcsB gene encoding peptidoglycan hydrolase PcsB gives MKKKILASLLLSTVLVSQAAVLTTVHAETTDEKIAAQDSKISNLTSQQKEAQKQVDEIQTQVTAIQTQQTNLEAENETLQAESKKLEGEITELSKNIVARNESLEKQARSAQTNGAATSYINTIVNSKSITEAISRVAAMSEIVSANNKMLEQQKADKKSIAEKQVANNEAINTVIANQQTLADDAQALTTKQAELKVAELNLAAEKATAESDKATLLEQKAAAEAEAKAAAEAEAAYKARQASQQQSVVASGNTSFSAQVQATSTSTSDDEDSSYTPAPAPTPARQRPTYSSNASSYPTGECTWGAKTLAPWAGDYWGNGAQWATSAAAAGFRTGSTPQVGAIACWNDGGYGHVAVVTAVSSSSRIQVSESNYGGDRTIGNKRGWFNPTTTSEGYVTYIYPN, from the coding sequence ATGAAGAAAAAAATCTTAGCGTCACTTTTATTAAGTACAGTATTAGTGTCTCAAGCGGCGGTATTGACAACTGTCCACGCTGAAACAACTGATGAAAAGATTGCTGCTCAAGATAGTAAGATTAGTAATTTGACATCTCAACAAAAAGAAGCTCAAAAACAAGTAGATGAAATCCAAACGCAAGTTACAGCTATCCAAACTCAACAAACGAACTTGGAAGCTGAGAACGAAACTCTACAAGCTGAATCTAAAAAACTTGAAGGAGAAATTACAGAGCTCTCTAAGAACATTGTTGCTCGTAATGAATCTTTGGAGAAACAAGCACGTAGCGCACAAACTAACGGTGCTGCAACTAGCTACATCAATACAATTGTAAACTCAAAATCAATTACGGAAGCTATTTCACGTGTTGCAGCGATGAGCGAGATTGTATCAGCTAACAATAAAATGTTGGAACAACAGAAAGCTGATAAGAAATCTATTGCTGAAAAACAGGTTGCAAATAATGAAGCAATCAACACTGTCATTGCGAACCAACAAACGCTTGCAGACGATGCACAAGCATTGACAACAAAACAAGCAGAGTTGAAAGTTGCTGAGTTAAACCTTGCTGCAGAGAAAGCTACTGCAGAAAGCGATAAAGCTACTTTGTTGGAACAAAAAGCAGCAGCAGAGGCAGAAGCAAAAGCGGCAGCTGAAGCAGAGGCGGCTTACAAAGCTCGTCAAGCAAGCCAACAACAATCAGTAGTTGCTTCAGGAAATACAAGCTTCTCTGCTCAAGTACAAGCGACATCAACATCAACATCTGATGATGAGGATTCAAGCTACACTCCAGCACCTGCTCCAACTCCTGCTAGACAACGTCCAACATATAGCTCAAATGCATCAAGTTACCCAACAGGTGAATGTACTTGGGGAGCTAAGACATTGGCACCTTGGGCTGGAGACTACTGGGGGAACGGAGCTCAGTGGGCAACAAGTGCAGCTGCAGCAGGATTCCGTACAGGATCAACTCCACAAGTTGGTGCGATTGCATGTTGGAATGATGGTGGTTATGGACACGTAGCGGTTGTTACAGCAGTTTCATCATCATCTCGTATCCAAGTATCAGAATCAAACTACGGTGGAGATCGTACAATCGGAAACAAACGTGGATGGTTCAACCCAACTACAACTTCTGAAGGTTACGTAACATACATCTATCCAAACTAA
- the mreD gene encoding rod shape-determining protein MreD has product MRLLKQIGIFFLLPFVVLIDAHIGQLAGSFFPHFHLASHFLFLFLLFETIEVSEYLYLAYCCIVGLVYDIYFFHLIGIATLLFILIGASLHKFNSVILMNRWTRMLTIVVMSFLFDMGSYLLALAMGLTVESMPVFIVYSLVPSMILNFLWMLIFQYIFEKCYL; this is encoded by the coding sequence ATGAGACTGTTAAAACAAATTGGTATTTTCTTTTTACTCCCTTTTGTTGTACTAATTGATGCACATATTGGACAATTAGCGGGATCCTTCTTCCCTCACTTTCATTTAGCAAGTCATTTTCTGTTTTTATTTCTCTTGTTTGAGACAATTGAGGTTTCAGAATATCTCTATCTAGCTTACTGCTGTATAGTGGGTTTGGTGTACGATATCTATTTTTTCCACTTGATAGGAATTGCGACACTTCTATTTATCTTGATAGGTGCTTCGCTCCATAAGTTTAATAGTGTAATTTTGATGAACCGTTGGACAAGAATGTTAACAATAGTTGTGATGAGTTTCCTATTTGATATGGGGAGCTATCTCCTTGCCCTTGCTATGGGATTGACAGTAGAATCGATGCCAGTTTTCATCGTCTATAGTCTTGTCCCATCAATGATTTTAAACTTTTTATGGATGCTTATTTTCCAATATATTTTTGAAAAATGTTATCTATAA
- the mreC gene encoding rod shape-determining protein MreC: MNRFKKSKYLIIVFVTVLAVSVLLVTTYSSAIVTKLGDGISFVDRIVQKPFQWFDTFKSDLGHLTQTYNENESLKKQLYQLEVESNQSESLKNENEQLRQLLDMKSKLQATKTIAADVIMRVPVSWKQELTIDAGSSKGASENMLAIANGGLIGSVSKVEDHSTTVNLLTNTENSDKISVKILHGSTEIYGIIVGYDKESELLEISQLNSNSDISAGDKVTTGGLGNFNVKDIPVGEVVATTHSSDYLTKEVTVKLSADTKNLHVVELVGN, translated from the coding sequence ATGAACCGTTTTAAAAAATCAAAATATCTAATCATCGTTTTTGTCACAGTTTTGGCAGTTTCTGTTCTATTAGTGACAACCTATTCAAGCGCTATTGTGACGAAACTAGGAGATGGGATTTCCTTCGTAGATAGAATTGTTCAAAAACCCTTTCAGTGGTTTGATACTTTCAAATCGGATTTGGGACATTTGACGCAGACTTACAATGAAAATGAGAGTCTAAAGAAACAGCTCTATCAACTAGAGGTGGAGTCTAATCAATCAGAAAGTTTAAAAAATGAAAATGAACAACTACGTCAGTTGCTGGATATGAAGTCAAAATTGCAGGCAACAAAAACCATTGCAGCAGATGTGATTATGCGAGTTCCAGTATCTTGGAAACAAGAGTTAACAATTGATGCGGGAAGTTCAAAAGGAGCTTCTGAAAATATGTTGGCCATTGCAAACGGGGGTTTGATTGGTAGTGTTTCAAAGGTGGAGGATCATTCAACAACGGTCAATCTATTGACAAACACCGAAAATTCAGACAAAATTTCTGTTAAAATCCTGCATGGTTCTACTGAAATTTACGGGATTATCGTTGGTTATGATAAGGAGTCAGAACTGCTTGAAATTAGCCAATTAAATAGTAACAGTGACATTAGCGCAGGAGACAAGGTGACTACAGGGGGGCTCGGAAACTTTAATGTTAAGGATATTCCTGTTGGAGAGGTTGTTGCTACAACACACAGCAGTGATTATCTAACAAAGGAAGTAACAGTAAAGTTAAGTGCTGACACCAAAAATCTTCATGTAGTTGAGTTAGTGGGGAATTAG